A genomic segment from Thermodesulfovibrionales bacterium encodes:
- the metK gene encoding methionine adenosyltransferase: MARKDYYFTSESVTEGHPDKIADQISDSILDSIMAKDPVGRVACETIVTTGLAFVAGEITTSCYVDIPAIVRETIRDIGYTRAKYGFDYETCAVITSIHEQSSDIAMGVDPGGAGDQGLMFGFACNETPELMPLPIMLAHQLAMRLTEVRKKDILGYLRPDGKTQVTIEYRDGKPKRIDTIVVSSQHSPDITLKELKEDIIEKVVRPIVPSHLLDEEHVTYHINPTGRFVVGGPMGDTGLTGRKIIVDSYGGVGSHGGGAFSGKDPTKVDRSGAYMARYIAKNLVASGIAERIEVQIAYAIGVPEPVSIFVDTFGTGKIPSEKIIPLIRKNFALTPKAIIESLNLRRPIYKKTAVYGHFGRNDEDFTWEKTDKADTLRKEAGL, from the coding sequence ATGGCGAGAAAAGATTACTACTTCACGTCAGAGTCTGTCACGGAAGGACATCCTGACAAAATAGCAGACCAGATCTCTGATTCCATCCTCGATTCGATCATGGCGAAAGATCCTGTGGGAAGGGTTGCCTGTGAGACTATTGTGACGACAGGGCTTGCCTTTGTTGCCGGTGAGATAACAACGAGTTGCTACGTAGATATTCCCGCTATTGTGAGAGAAACGATCCGGGACATCGGCTATACAAGGGCAAAATACGGCTTCGACTACGAGACCTGTGCGGTAATAACGTCGATCCATGAGCAGTCCTCCGACATTGCCATGGGAGTGGATCCCGGAGGAGCCGGGGATCAGGGGTTGATGTTCGGCTTCGCCTGTAACGAGACTCCCGAGTTAATGCCTCTGCCCATCATGCTTGCCCATCAGCTTGCGATGAGGCTGACGGAGGTGCGGAAAAAGGATATCCTGGGGTATCTCAGGCCTGACGGCAAGACGCAGGTGACCATCGAGTACCGTGACGGCAAGCCCAAGAGAATTGACACCATTGTTGTGTCGTCGCAGCATAGTCCGGACATTACGCTCAAAGAGTTGAAAGAGGATATCATTGAGAAGGTCGTTCGCCCGATAGTCCCAAGCCATCTCCTGGATGAAGAGCACGTGACGTACCATATAAACCCGACGGGCAGGTTTGTCGTCGGCGGCCCGATGGGCGATACCGGGCTGACAGGGAGAAAGATTATCGTCGACAGTTACGGTGGCGTCGGCAGCCACGGCGGAGGGGCCTTTTCAGGAAAGGACCCGACCAAGGTCGACCGTTCCGGAGCGTACATGGCACGGTACATCGCCAAGAACCTTGTGGCCTCAGGCATTGCCGAGAGGATCGAGGTGCAGATCGCATACGCTATAGGAGTCCCTGAGCCGGTCTCTATCTTTGTTGATACCTTCGGGACCGGAAAGATACCGAGTGAGAAGATTATCCCCTTAATCAGGAAGAACTTTGCCCTGACACCGAAGGCGATCATCGAAAGCCTGAACCTCAGGAGACCGATATACAAAAAGACAGCAGTCTACGGCCATTTCGGCCGAAATGACGAAGACTTCACGTGGGAAAAGACCGACAAGGCCGATACCCTGAGGAAAGAGGCAGGACTGTAA